The sequence TCGGCTTCATAGCCAAAGCACAAGGCACAGTCACTCCATTTATTGACGCACTTGGTAGGTTGCTTACATATTGTCTCATAAATAAGCAAAATAAACGACAGCATATACCGCAATAAGAACATCTCATCGTCTTGATACGAAACATCTTAACAGcacagcagcctcagcacGTGACCCGCTGCACGCATCCATCCTTCCAGACGTCTTCACGCCACGACGGCTAAATGCCGGAATCCTTGCGTCCCGCCCACGCCatttccagcgccagcagctccgTATGCGACGAATTGATTCGCCGCGCGCCGCGTGGGCagaaaagagacagagagaacttgcatcttttttttttttgcctctgctACGGTATTTGCTTCTGAAAGCCTCGTCTTCTAGTCTTCGGCTGTACTTCCTTCTCCTGCTTCGCCCTGGGGCTTTCGTCGTTcctcagctctctctcttggccTTTGAAGATTATTTGCAAGGgcacataaaaaaaagatgccgGGCATGGATCAGCGTGAGCTCGAGTCGCGCGTAAAGGCGCTGACCAAGGTGGTGGCCGCCAACGAGCCTCCGGAGAATgcgctgaagctgctggagacgCTAAAGAAGGATGCATCGCCGACAGAAGAGATGCTGCGGGTaagtgtcttttttttttttttaagtcgCATCACTTATCTTTGAGGAGTGATTccgagagagaagggaggcGTTAGCTTCCATTCTCTACACGCTTTCTGTCTTATATGGGCAGTgaatgggatgggatgggctCCATTTGGACTGATTAGCTGTCAAGTTTTGGAGGCGTTCCGCCGACTGAAAGCCCGTCACTGTCCATCATTGCCTCCAATCGCAGCTTTCTTGTATTGCTATATAATcccttcctttctctttttctttcttcctgccTGTCTGCAGCTGTTTTCGAAATGCTACTGTCTGACATCAATTGTCGCAAAACTATTAGGCCACGCGCGCAGGTGTTTTCGTCGGCAAGTTGCGGTCAAATCCCAACAAAGAGATTGCTCGGGCCGCCTCCGAACTGGTGATCAAGTGGAAGAAGCTCGTCGAACAGGAGAAGAACTCCAAgctgcaaaaggcaaaaatgGGCTCCCCGTCGGCTCCCGCGGCCGCATCCCCGCCCAACCCATCCAGCAACGCATCCTCCGCCGGCGGCGCCAAGAAGGCGTTCAAGGGCGACCCCGAGAAGCGCAAGTTCGATACCGACGGCGTTAGCATCAAGCGAACCGAATCCAACGTCCGAAACCAGTGTATCGGCCTCATCTACAACGGCCTGGCCTACCGATCAATCGAGTCTGAGACCGACGTCATCGCCAGGGCTGTTGCCGTCGAGAGCGCCGCATTCACGCTCCTCAAAGGCGAGACCCCTGaatacaagaagaagatccgATCGCTATTCACAAACCTCAAGAACAAGTCGAACCGGGAGTTGGGCAAGCGAGTAATGGCAGGAGACATTTCGCCCGAGAAGTTTGTCAACATGACGGACGAGGAACTCAAGAGCGAGGATCAACGCAAGATGGAACtcgagctggagaaggagaacatGAAGAAGGCCCAGGTGCCAATGGCTGAGAAGAGCATCAGTGACAGTCTGGAGTGCGGCAAgtgcaagaagaagcgagtcAGCTATACCCAGGCGCAGACACGAAGTGCCGATGAACCGATGACGACATTTTGCGAATGTATGAATTGCGGTAATCGTTGGAAGGTAtgttttgtctctctctctctgtctgtttctctctgtctctctcttcctgtGTATCATGTTCGATACACTCCCTTTGCATTATAGATCAGCATTAACAAAAGCGATTCCACAGTTCTCATAAGGAAGCAACGAGAAAGTAAAATAATGATTGATAGCGCCGCGTCTGCTCCGAGGGGTACGAAGATACTATCTCAATGTGCTTTTTTCGTTGTTTCCTACGGGGTGCTTGGGATGGAACTTTCTTTATGATGGGAGTTATGGAAAATTTTTATCTTGCTTTTTCGGGAATTGATATGAAGGTCTCAAGAACTTCAGGCGCCAAactgtgttttttttttctcctctttctttcttctacaTCTCAATCCCTCATCGGTATGTCCTTTTTTGGCGATGCGTGCACATCACAAACATGGTGGTGCTGTGAAGCCATGTACTCTATTTTCTCTATTCTCAACTTAGATCGCTAATAGATCTTTGATCTTTGATGTTGTTATGTTACATCACTCCCCATATCATGCAtatgtgctgctgcttagaAAGCTATTCTTATGTACTAGGTCATAAGCTGTGGGTTCAAATaacctcatcatcattctgATATCCCCAGCTCAGTAAAGAGATCCgtggcctcttcttcctctagGCCCATTTCTTTGATATTCTTCCAAAACTTGCTCAAATGCCGAGTGCCAGAATCACACAACAAAGTGACGACTCTACTCCCAGGGGGCAGTCTCATCGCAGTGACAACAGCGGCAACACAGTTaacagagctgctgctccccaCAAAGATGCCGTCATTTTCCACAAGCCACCTAGCCATGCGGCAAGCTTGATCATCCGTCACCTTGACCGCATCGTCGAGCAAATCTCTGCCGATTTCAAAGTTGTTCGTCACACGATTAATACCAATTCCTTCCACCATTGTGTCGACTTGCTGTCTTCGCCGGGTGCCCTCCTTTTCAGTAGACGAATACATGACTCCGTGCTTAATCTTGTTGTACAACCCGCTTCCCTGGGGATCCGCCAGGACAACCTTGAGATTGCTCATCTTTGCATCCAGTTTCAGGTACCTCGCCACCCCAGATATCGTGCCACCAGTTCCAGCGCCAGCAACGAATGCGTCAAGGTTGCCATCTGTCTGTTGATAGATTTCCGGGCCTGTGCTGACAGCATGGGCTTGCCAGTTGGATTCGGTTTCGAACTGATTCGCAAAGAAGCCCTTGCTGCCGTCTGTAGATGACTGCGTGTGCTCCGTGGCGCGCCTCCGGGCCAAGTTGACAAAGTGATCGGGGCTGGTGATGGGAGCAACGGCAACTCTCTCAACCGTTGCGCCGAGGTGAATCAAAAGATCCGACTTTTCAAAGGCCTGATCATCAGGCATGCAGATATGGGCCTTGTATCCCTTTGCGCGCGCCAGAGTAGCGAGAGAAATGCCCGTGCTGCCCACTGTTCCCTCATAGATGGTGTCGCCCTGGTGAGGCGTTAAGAGTCCCCGTTTCTCAGCCTCCAAAATGATGTTGAGAGCTACTCGGTCCTTGGGGCTATTTCCCGCACCGTTGAGAAACTCGGCCTTTGCGAGGATGGTCCGGCCGGTGGCTTGGGAGAGAGATGGTATCTCTATGAGGGGGGTGTTGCCGATACATCCTTCGATGCCGTTTGATGCAATCGCTGGGGCACGAGATGATGACGGCGTCGGCTCATGGTCTTCAAGCTGCACTGGCGCCATCCAGAAGAAACTGCTTCGCCGAGGATCTGTTGACCGCGCATTGCTGCGTTTGCGTTGGAATCGGTTGTGCTGATATCGGGATTCAAGCTCGGGATACAGCTCTTTAAAACCCAGGGTAGCGACGATGCCGGCCGCAAAGGCAACGGCAATGGCTGCGGTGCCATATGCCTTGGGATGGTCGCTCAATGACATGCTGCTTGCCTTCGCCGAATATGTCTCACCATAATCATAACAATAAAGCCCCCATTGCTGATTGAAGGACTATTGGACGTCTCAGAAGCAAAGCATGAATCACGCGAGATGGAAACTGCCAATTCAAGACTTTTCTGATGTCATCCAGATCCCTGCGGAAAATcagcgccaaaaaaaaaaaaaagagtacgTACCCAGGAACCGTTCGCGGGGCAGCCCTTAGTCTAGTATGTACTTCCCGGAACAAACCACTTTCCGAGCCAGAGCTGCGGGATCTACCCAATAGCTAAGAGGAAACATTCGATCCTTTACGAGGCTATCGTGACCCGTCAAAAACAGCCGCAAACCGAGGGGACAGTCATGGATTCTCCCATTGTGGCTCACCTCTTTCGCCAGTTGTTTCGACATCGTCCGCGCGGATGTCAGGGTTTGCGCAATGGCCTCGCCAGCAGACATAGACAGCCAACTCGCGGGCTCGTGACAAGAGCCTCGATAGATCGGGGCATGAAGACGAACGAGAGTCGCTGGCAGCAACGAACGCACATCTTGCCAGAGGATCGAAGAGAAGAGTTTGCAGAGTACCCCTACATCTCGCTGCAGGAATTGAAGACGAGAACTGAGCGGCCTCGGAAGGTGAAGATGCTTCTTCGCGACTTTATAGACGGTACGTGATGTGGTGCAATCTATCCACCTCTATATGGGGGTTTATGGGCTGACGACGGAACATCACAGATAGTCTCTACAACCCTTCCTACGGATATTTCTCCAAGGAGGCCGTCATCTTCAGCCCAGGGGAGCCTTTCGACTTCAATTCCATGCGCGACGAGCTAGAATTCCAAGCCGACCTCGGCAGGCGGTACACCGAATTCGAAGACCTGCTCGACGAGAAAGAGGGCGAAAGCGCGACAAGACAGCTCTGGCACACCCCCACAGAGCTCTTCAGGCCGTTCTACGGCGAGGCCATTGCCCGCTATCTCGTCTCCAACTACCGCCTCACCACGTATCCGTACGACGACCTGCTCATCTTCGAAATGGGCGCCGGCCGCGGCACACTCATGCTCAACATCCTCGACTACATCCGCGCGGCTGACCCGCAGGTCTACGCCCGCACCAAGTTCAACATCATCGaaatctcctcctcccttgCGGCACTCCAAAACCGCCATCTCCTCTCCACTGCCGAATCTCGCGGTCACGCAGACAAGGTCGAGATCATCAACAAGTCCATCTTCGAATGGGACCAATATGTCCCCTCGCCgtgcttcttcctcgccatgGAGGTCTTTGACAACTTCTCCCATGATGGCATCAGATATGACGTTACGACGGAGGAGCCACTCCAGGGCCACGTGCTCatcgacggcgacggcgacttTTATGAATTCTACGTCCATGAGCTGGACCCCCTGGCTGCCAGATTCTTCCGTGTGCGCCATGCCGCCACGGGAGGCAACTATCCCAAGCCCTATCCTTCAAACCCTGTTCTTCGGTACATGTCCACCAAGATGCCCTTCGCCGCCAATCTGTCACAGGCCGAGTTCATCCCAACCAGGCTGATGCAATTCTTCGACGTCCTGGAAAAGTTCTTCCCCGCCCACCGCCTCCTCACCTCTGACTTCGACTCTCTCCCCCAGGCCATCAAGGGTCTCAACGCCCCCGTCGTGCAGACGCGGTTCCAGCGAAAAATGGTGCCCGTCACGACTCCTCTTGTAAGTTGGCACAGCCCTCTTTCTCCCCCGCCCCAACAAAGCAAGACTCGATAACTAACAGTCACAATAATACAGGTTCACCAGGGCTACTTTGACATTCTCTTCCCCACAGACTTCAACATCACTGAAGCCATTTACCGCGCCATCACCGGGAAGCTCACCCGCGTCATGTCCCACGGAGACTTCATGCGCCGATGGGCCTATGTCGAGGATACGGAGACACGAAGCGGAGAGAATCCTCTCCTGTCGCATTATAGAAATGCTAGTGTCATGGTTACTGTGTAACtctatatgtatatatgtgtatatagATATCTCAGCCGCCCCCCTTTTCACACGACTTGTATAAATACAATTATGAGCAATGAATGAGGCATTGTATGATTACATCTTTCTTGATAGAAAACCCTCATACGCTACTTGGATGAAATCTATATTtcctatatatatgtgtgtattttttttaataagatTTTGTCCCATCTGGCTACCTATTTACCCTAATTCCTGTCACCCCGTAGTTTCCCATTTCACCCATGCATATATACCATTCAATTTGGCCAGAAACGATATAGCTACTATAATACATAAAATTCTCCCTATTTAAAGCTTCAATTTCTCGCTAAGCCATTTCCGTGCAGTCTCAACAGCGTCCTCAATCTTCTCCGGCTGAGTTCCCTGGCCCTGGCGAGACGGCTCCTTGCCACCAGAGCGGCCACCGATGATATCGGACACGGAGGCAGCCCACTTTTCAGCAGTAACTCCCTGTGAAGCCAAGTGCTAGAATGGTATGTTAGTGATATGAATCTTTAGGTTTTTAGTGTCATGAATTGGCAGAGTGACTTACTGTTCCAACATACACACCGTGCGCAACAGCGCCCTCCTCCTGGCTGCCAACAAACAGGTAAACAGActtttccttgtccttggaCTGGTAGTGCTTGATGACCTCACCCACGGCCTTGGCGTTTGCGCTGATGGGCAGTCGGCCAACGAACCACTGGCTCTCCTTGTTCGCCTCAAAGTGCTTGGTAACCGTGTCAATAGCAGTCTTGGATTCcgccttttgcttcttcttctgctcggcAACAACAGCGTTGGCAATCTTCTGGAAACGCTGGTTGAACTCGTCCTTGGTCAGCGTTGAGATTACCAGCTGGCTGAGCTCCTGTGAGACGGTCTTCACTGCAGCCTCTTTCTCGGGGCCGAATGGAAGGTTATCGAGGTCTACTAGCTTCTGCTCGAACAGCTTGGCTTCGCGCTGGACCTTGTGAGCAGCCTCACCCGTGTAAGCGATAATACGACGGATGCCCTTGGCGATACCACTTTCCTCAACAATGACAAGATCTTTGAGCAAACCGGTCTGCTCCACGTGAGTACCACCGCAAAGCTCAACACTGTACTGTCGCCAATCAGGCTTCTTGGGATCGGCAAGCATGGTCTCAACGTCCATGCCGATTGACACAACTCGCACAGGGTTGGGATAGGTCTCGCCAAAGACGGCACGAAGACCCTCAATCTGGAGTGCAAGGTCTAGCTCCACATCCTTGGCGTAGATCTTGAAGTTGGCACGGATGTCCTTATTTGAGagctcttcaatcttctttAGCTCGTCAAGCTTAACCTGGGTCTTGTGTGAGAAATCGAAACGCAGCTTGTCGTTGTCGACCAGAGAGCCCTTTTGGTTGACATCCTCGCCAAGCACTTCCCGCAGAGAGTGGTTGAGAATGTGTGTACCAGAGTGGTTGTTACGGATGGGAGAACGACGAAGCTCATCATATTCGCAAATGACCTCATCGTCAGAGTTGAGCTCTCCGTACTCGATGTAACCACTGTGGAGGACATAGCCACCAAAGTCCTGCACGTCCATGACCTTGAACTCGACAACATCGTCAATGACAATGCGACCAGTATCAGCAACCTGACCACCAGACTCGGCGTAGAAGTTGGTCTTGTCCAGCAAAACACCAATGGCGGTATTTGGGGGGATATCCTTGGTCGACTTGGTAAAAGTCTTGCCATTGAAGATGTACTGAACTTTGCCCTTGCTGTCGCCCTTGAGGTATTTTGCGTCGTCGTTCGTTCGTGGGACCTTGAGCTGTGTGTCGA comes from Trichoderma asperellum chromosome 3, complete sequence and encodes:
- the CYS12 gene encoding Cysteine synthase 2 (TransMembrane:1 (o12-29i)) produces the protein MSLSDHPKAYGTAAIAVAFAAGIVATLGFKELYPELESRYQHNRFQRKRSNARSTDPRRSSFFWMAPVQLEDHEPTPSSSRAPAIASNGIEGCIGNTPLIEIPSLSQATGRTILAKAEFLNGAGNSPKDRVALNIILEAEKRGLLTPHQGDTIYEGTVGSTGISLATLARAKGYKAHICMPDDQAFEKSDLLIHLGATVERVAVAPITSPDHFVNLARRRATEHTQSSTDGSKGFFANQFETESNWQAHAVSTGPEIYQQTDGNLDAFVAGAGTGGTISGVARYLKLDAKMSNLKVVLADPQGSGLYNKIKHGVMYSSTEKEGTRRRQQVDTMVEGIGINRVTNNFEIGRDLLDDAVKVTDDQACRMARWLVENDGIFVGSSSSVNCVAAVVTAMRLPPGSRVVTLLCDSGTRHLSKFWKNIKEMGLEEEEATDLFTELGISE
- the ALA1 gene encoding Alanine--tRNA ligase (BUSCO:EOG092D0FGS), which codes for MTTGNWPEAQVRKTFFDFFEQRGHTLVPSGSVVPHNDPTLLFTNAGMNQFKPIFLGTVNKSDPMSSLKRAVDTQKVIRAGGKHNDLDDVGKDSYHHTFFEMLGNWSFGDYFKKDAIEMAWELLTKVYGLDPSRLYVTYFEGNPALGLEPDLEAKELWKKTGVPEDHIIPGNMKDNFWEMGDQGPCGPCSEVHYDKIGGRNAASLVNMDDPMVVEIWNLVFMQFDRQKDGSLKPLPAKHIDTGMGFERLVSALQDTASNYATDVFTPLFKKIEEVTGARPYTDKYGADDVDGIDTAYRVVADHIRTMSFAITDGAVPNNDGRGYVIRRILRRGVRYARKYLNAEIGSFFSKILPALVAQMGEQFPDLAKKQLDIQEILDEEEEAFSRTLDRGEAQFERYAAKAAKDNVKKLDGDVVWRLYDTFGFPVDLTKLMAEERSLDIDEAEVAVAREKAREASKAVKDSVQTFAKLDVHQIAELDTQLKVPRTNDDAKYLKGDSKGKVQYIFNGKTFTKSTKDIPPNTAIGVLLDKTNFYAESGGQVADTGRIVIDDVVEFKVMDVQDFGGYVLHSGYIEYGELNSDDEVICEYDELRRSPIRNNHSGTHILNHSLREVLGEDVNQKGSLVDNDKLRFDFSHKTQVKLDELKKIEELSNKDIRANFKIYAKDVELDLALQIEGLRAVFGETYPNPVRVVSIGMDVETMLADPKKPDWRQYSVELCGGTHVEQTGLLKDLVIVEESGIAKGIRRIIAYTGEAAHKVQREAKLFEQKLVDLDNLPFGPEKEAAVKTVSQELSQLVISTLTKDEFNQRFQKIANAVVAEQKKKQKAESKTAIDTVTKHFEANKESQWFVGRLPISANAKAVGEVIKHYQSKDKEKSVYLFVGSQEEGAVAHGVYVGTHLASQGVTAEKWAASVSDIIGGRSGGKEPSRQGQGTQPEKIEDAVETARKWLSEKLKL
- a CDS encoding uncharacterized protein (EggNog:ENOG41~BUSCO:EOG092D22H1) — encoded protein: MDSPIVAHLFRQLFRHRPRGCQGLRNGLASRHRQPTRGLVTRASIDRGMKTNESRWQQRTHILPEDRREEFAEYPYISLQELKTRTERPRKVKMLLRDFIDDSLYNPSYGYFSKEAVIFSPGEPFDFNSMRDELEFQADLGRRYTEFEDLLDEKEGESATRQLWHTPTELFRPFYGEAIARYLVSNYRLTTYPYDDLLIFEMGAGRGTLMLNILDYIRAADPQVYARTKFNIIEISSSLAALQNRHLLSTAESRGHADKVEIINKSIFEWDQYVPSPCFFLAMEVFDNFSHDGIRYDVTTEEPLQGHVLIDGDGDFYEFYVHELDPLAARFFRVRHAATGGNYPKPYPSNPVLRYMSTKMPFAANLSQAEFIPTRLMQFFDVLEKFFPAHRLLTSDFDSLPQAIKGLNAPVVQTRFQRKMVPVTTPLVHQGYFDILFPTDFNITEAIYRAITGKLTRVMSHGDFMRRWAYVEDTETRSGENPLLSHYRNASVMVTV